In Palaemon carinicauda isolate YSFRI2023 chromosome 14, ASM3689809v2, whole genome shotgun sequence, the following proteins share a genomic window:
- the LOC137653823 gene encoding uncharacterized protein, whose protein sequence is MRRSGRPKCPPVEFWNFERPDYSVSHDISYNISVLGNRSRKQGDSTLQAKTKEFNIVLKDIDKPKASQKGNYDEELKSTKGRRSSKQVETVTNIGNTSKRSFTRDQRKSILTEGKETSRGNEPLLPKNKKTEKNEVLKNDLKNQPTKGNIGNKERKNRDPRGEKGQNMTEASQIHLGESGLPEKRVPSNVRSKAQNRTNRVSEASDSGVTDLDISCGNTLSEARTTEKGADISNIHPG, encoded by the exons ATGAGGAGATCTGGTCGTCCTAAATGCCCACCAGTTGAGTTCTGGAACTTTGAAAGACCTGATTACTCAGTGTCTCatgatatttcatataatatatccgTATTAGGAAACCGTTCAAGAAAACAAGGAGATTCTACTCTTCAGGCAAAGACAAAAGAATTTAATATTGTTCTAAAGGATATTGATAAGCCAAAGGCCTCTCAGAAAGGAAATTATGATgaggaattgaaatcaaccaaggGAAGAAGAAGCTCAAAGCAAGTTGAAACTGTAACAAATATAGGTAATACAAGTAAGCGTTCTTTCACAAGGGATCAGAGGAAATCAATACTAACGGAAGGAAAGGAGACAAGTCGAGGGAATGAGCCCTTGCTCCCAAAGAATAAGAAAACAGAGAAAAATGAAGTCTTAAAAAATGATTTAAAGAATCAGCCTACCAAgggaaatattggaaataaagaaagaaaaaacagagaTCCCAGAGGTGAAAAGGGACAAAATATGACTGAGGCCTCACAGATCCATCTAGGAGAATCTG GCTTGCCAGAAAAACGAGTACCTTCGAATGTACGCAGTAAGGCTCAAAATCGCACTAATAGAGTGAGTGAAGCTAGTGATTCTGGAGTTACTGATCTGGATATCTCATGTGGAAACACATTAAGTGAAGCAAGAACGACTGAAAAGGGTGCTGATATATCAAACATCCATCCTGGTTAG